The DNA region GGAACCCAGCTCGATCGACGTCTGATCGATTGTGCTTCACCAGGCAAAGCGTTTGAAGCACGAAACGCGATTGAATTGACCGAGACATTTTCCGAAATTGCAACCCAGATGGCTGAGCTTAGGTTGACCGATTGATGTTTATTCGGGACACCCTAATCAATCGAAATCTTGGACGCGATATGTCGGGAGCTACAATAGTAGAATTTGCTGTTGTTGCTCCGATATTTTTCGGCATCTTAATGTTCATTTTTGACATGGGCTTTATGGCGTATGCGCGCTCTATACTTAGCGGCGAGGTCAATGCAGTGGGGCGCGCATCAGCGCTTGAGACCGCTACTGATCAGAGACGAGCCGAAATGGATGCTCGTGTCGCTGAGAAGGTCAGGTTGATCGCGCCGGATGGTGCAGTCACCTTCGAAAGAGATGCTTTCAATAGCTACGGTTTAGCGCAAACTCGCGTGGAACCTTTCGTGGATGATAATGAAAATGATCGATGCGATGCTGGCGAAAGATATCTTGACTTAAATGGCAATAGTCGGTTCGATCTTAACGGAGCCAGAGCGGGAGGAGGAGGGGCTCGCGATGTTGTTATTTATACGGTCACCTTGCGATATACTCGGTTTTTCCCGCTCGCAGAAATCTTCGGTATGAATAGGAACGTCGAAATACAAGAGCGCACGATTTTGAAGAATCAACCTTTCGATCAGCAGTCACAGCCCACTTCTGGTGTATGTGTGTGATGTTCTCTGCCAATAGAACTGTAAGCACTGAGCCACGCAGCAGGAATGTCCTTCGAGATGTCCGGGGCGTAGCGCTAACGGAGTT from uncultured Erythrobacter sp. includes:
- a CDS encoding TadE/TadG family type IV pilus assembly protein translates to MFIRDTLINRNLGRDMSGATIVEFAVVAPIFFGILMFIFDMGFMAYARSILSGEVNAVGRASALETATDQRRAEMDARVAEKVRLIAPDGAVTFERDAFNSYGLAQTRVEPFVDDNENDRCDAGERYLDLNGNSRFDLNGARAGGGGARDVVIYTVTLRYTRFFPLAEIFGMNRNVEIQERTILKNQPFDQQSQPTSGVCV